A genomic segment from Nicotiana sylvestris chromosome 1, ASM39365v2, whole genome shotgun sequence encodes:
- the LOC104227668 gene encoding histone H2A.1, with amino-acid sequence MEAATKTTKGAGGRKGGGPRKKSVTKSVKAGLQFPVGRIARFLKKGRYAQRVGSGAPIYLAAVLEYLAAEVLELAGNAARDNKKSRIIPRHVLLAVRNDEELGKLLSGVTIASGGVLPNINPVLLPKKSAAAEEKASTPKATKSPKKA; translated from the exons ATGGAAGCAGCAACCAAGACAACCAAAGGTGCCGGAGGAAGGAAAGGAGGAGGCCCAAGAAAGAAGTCTGTAACCAAATCAGTCAAAGCTGGCCTTCAGTTCCCAGTTGGTCGTATTGCTCGTTTCTTGAAGAAGGGTCGTTATGCTCAGCGTGTTGGAAGTGGTGCTCCAATTTACCTCGCTGCTGTTCTTGAATACCTTGCTGCTGAG GTGTTGGAGTTGGCTGGAAATGCAGCGAGAGATAACAAGAAGAGTAGGATTATTCCCAGGCATGTGCTTTTGGCAGTGAGGAATGATGAAGAGTTGGGGAAATTGCTTAGTGGAGTTACCATCGCAAGCGGAGGTGTTCTTCCCAACATTAACCCAGTCTTGTTGCCAAAGAAATCTGCTGCAGCTGAGGAGAAGGCATCTACACCCAAGGCCACCAAGTCGCCAAAGAAGGCCTAG
- the LOC104227669 gene encoding autophagy-related protein 18a, with the protein MTSALPSSSPWPDSNPFVSPHMSENSPQALESGDRSFLSDLSDISSAITAATADDDEHRAETSVTSPAAAATTTTVQNINPNPTSISLPVDSSTPNILYLSFNQDHGCFAAGTDRGFRIYNCDPLREIFRRDFAGNANGGGGICVVQMLFRCNILALVGGGPEPQYPLNKVMIWDDHQSRCIGELSFRSEVKSVRLRRDRIVVVLAQKIFVYNFADLKLLHQIETVANPKGLCEVSQVSGSMVLVCPGLQKGQVRVEHYASKRTKFIMAHDSRIVCFALTNDGRLLATASSKGTLVRVFNTLDGSLVQEVRRGADRAEIYSLAFSSTAQWLAVSSDKGTVHVFNLKVDSAALGVDRPRGASESNATSPSAVSHLSFIRGVLPKYFSSEWSVAQFRLPEGLQHIVAFGHQKNTVVILGMDGSFYRCQFDAAAGGEMTLLEHHSFLKPEENF; encoded by the exons ATGACCTCTGCCCTCCCTTCCTCCTCCCCTTGGCCCGATTCCAACCCTTTCGTTTCCCCTCACATGTCGGAAAATTCACCTCAGGCTCTAGAATCCGGTGATCGTTCCTTTCTATCTGACCTCTCCGATATCTCCTCCGCCATCACTGCCGCCACAGCTGATGATGATGAACACCGCGCTGAAACCTCCGTTACCTCCCCTGCTGCCGCCGCTACTACTACTACCGTACAAAATATTAACCCTAATCCTACTTCAATTTCTCTTCCCGTTGATTCTTCTACACCGAATATCCTTTACCTCTCCTTCAACCAGGATCACGGTTGCTTTGCGGCGGGCACCGATCGCGGGTTCCGGATCTACAATTGCGACCCGCTTCGCGAGATTTTCCGCCGCGATTTTGCCGGTAATGCTAATGGCGGAGGTGGAATTTGTGTTGTTCAGATGCTTTTTCGATGCAATATTCTGGCGTTGGTTGGAGGTGGCCCGGAACCTCAATATCCTTTAAACAAGGTGATGATATGGGATGATCATCAATCCAGGTGCATCGGCGAGCTGTCGTTTCGATCCGAGGTGAAATCCGTGAGGCTAAGAAGGGATAGAATTGTGGTTGTTTTAGCTCAGAAGATATTTGTTTACAACTTTGCGGATTTGAAGCTGTTACATCAGATTGAGACGGTGGCAAATCCTAAGGGTTTGTGTGAGGTGTCACAGGTATCGGGATCGATGGTTCTGGTTTGTCCGGGGCTGCAGAAGGGTCAGGTGAGAGTGGAGCATTACGCGTCGAAGAGGACCAAGTTTATAATGGCACATGACTCGAGGATTGTGTGTTTTGCGCTCACAAATGATGGGAGGTTACTGGCTACTGCTAGCAGTAAGGGTACTCTTGTCAGAGTGTTCAATACTTTAGATGGATCTTTGGTCCAAGAG GTCAGGAGAGGCGCAGATAGAGCAGAAATCTATAGCCTTGCCTTTTCTTCAACTGCACAATGGCTAGCTGTTTCCAGTGATAAAGGAACTGTCCATGTGTTCAATCTAAAGGTTGATTCAGCAGCTTTAGGAGTTGATAGACCAAGAGGGGCATCTGAGTCAAATGCTACATCTCCATCAGCTGTGTCTCATCTCTCCTTCATTAGAG GTGTGCTACCAAAGTATTTCAGCTCTGAGTGGTCTGTGGCGCAGTTCCGATTGCCAGAAGGTCTGCAGCACATTGTGGCCTTTGGCCACCAAAAGAATACTGTTGTGATTCTTGGCATGGATGGCAG TTTCTACCGATGCCAGTTTGATGCAGCAGCTGGTGGGGAGATGACCCTGTTGGAACATCACAGTTTCTTAAAGCCAGAGGAGAACTTCTAA